A segment of the Candidatus Methylomirabilota bacterium genome:
GATCCACCTCCACGGCATCGCCCGCGAGGCGGTGGCCCGCTATGGAGGCCGCCTTCCCGACGAGGACCATGCGCTCCGGGCCCTCAAGGGGATCGGCCGCTATACCGCGGGCGCCGTGCTCTCGTTCGCCTACGGCCACCGGACGCCCATCCTGGACACGAACGTCCGCCGGGTGCTCGGTCGCGTGTTTCACGGCCAGGACGGCCGCGTGATCGCCGCGCCCGCTCTCTGGCGACTGGCCGAGCTCCTCCTGCCTCGCCGGCGCGTGTACGATTTCAACCAGGCGCTCATGGACTTCGGGGCCACCTGGTGCACGCCGCGAAAGCCCCTCTGCCTGCCCTGTCCCATGCGCCGCTTCTGTCGCGCCTTCCCGTGGACACCCGGGTGACCCGGCGCCGCCTCGCGCTCGACCGCGTCCTCGGCGGGGTCGTCCGCTGCACCGCGTGCCCGACGATCCGCGGCTACCGGAAGTTCCCCCGCGCGGCGGCCGGACGCCGGGATGCCCGCTTCCTGCTGGTCGGCGAAGCCCCCGGCATCGCGAGCATCGAGAGGCGCCGCCAGTGGACGGGCGCTGGCGGGATGCTCTTGCGCCGCCAGATCCGGCGGCTCGGGCTGGACCTCGAGGATCTCTTCTACCTCACCAACGCCGTCAAGTGCTGGCCGGCTGCCCCCGGCCGGCGCCCGACCAACCGGAGCCCCCTCCGGAGCGAGGCCGCCCGCTGCGCGCCGTTCCTCGCCCGCGAGATCGCCGCGCTAGATCCCGAGGTCATCGTGGCCGTCGGCGCGGTCGCCGCCCGGGCTGTCCTCCGGGAGCCGGTCCGGCTTCCCGACGACCACGGGCG
Coding sequences within it:
- a CDS encoding A/G-specific adenine glycosylase; translation: MADRGRPASPLRRRFRQALLRWYARHRRDLPWRRTRNPYHVLVSEIMLQQTQVDRVIPKYHEFLGRYPTLESLAAADPAEVRRVWYPLGYNIRPIHLHGIAREAVARYGGRLPDEDHALRALKGIGRYTAGAVLSFAYGHRTPILDTNVRRVLGRVFHGQDGRVIAAPALWRLAELLLPRRRVYDFNQALMDFGATWCTPRKPLCLPCPMRRFCRAFPWTPG